One genomic segment of Vulcanisaeta thermophila includes these proteins:
- a CDS encoding molybdopterin dinucleotide binding domain-containing protein — MESTKLIQERGFTITRRDFLKAVGITAAAAAFLSTVGKEAFVFSQVFNESRLATTEVASDVVAFTTCYGCLGRCNLEVIISGTTKLPRYIAGSIFTRNQGATCDIGATTMLHYLSPARLRSPLLRNPSSERCEGDFIEITYDDMLDILVNGDNASFLKERGWKYGFLGLAQIRQCCPYKFVYFTGRDQYNPTENTWFAAMFGTPNQAAHGGFCAVAVAAGGSYAMGGTWWEYGGWDSDYTKLLIIAGMTQDHFPTITRREVIKVINNGGEVIYMSPERIGNFAEVSNEWIPVIPGTDGMVVWSIIHELFKMREQGIHSIDEDYLKWYTNAPWLVITNPDGSILPPQSPNTGLFARMKNKDGDWVPIVMGSDGNLYPFTDIPWQKGVEPVLDWQGTITIPVAPDSDQTITLNVRTVFSLLKEEALKDKWSPENVEATWGTPPAYKIRELAQKIVNLLNNGRVVIPAKWTDYLGRQHDYYIGTPFSVYIMRGISAHSNGFVTARAFALLLTLVGAVDTPGGFAYKAPAPWPIPDGDYWPAYVTPAHPRMNITQEDYNSNPSLYTGPNGEKLIGVNGGAMIQERILNDGTVKVLSVSKVPYPKALQITTKPIVYTPDQMVVDENGHPLLIDRGFSWEFPLSLHRNYTAVNIDAGLEWPYRVEFLLWHITNPYWDNAYDLDKDLGLLRMKDTDGRYRIPFVAIVDTFYGGSVPCVDLVIPDTTFFERYGEHSLLDRPVSSTHGPADNIEWPILPPLFKEVRPWSDGEILLGEKLNLPGFVTETGEPMYPNLMYDWLWKWQYAPGVGVLFMARGKDGTSCCKGEPNPDQIKMYVYPGFINAAAYSSQNTYPAPQRIPVTNGVYPPGVSPGTQVVGHAFAYYELPLEIRYYRHVNKGYLEWAASVSMMPYAKPAIIPIYSEIIMKFILAAYGLWKGVNAYFYYMYQKTGDQTYLELAKKNASPPSDWWGSHVAQIIKQFYHPLPVWYEPLDWIAPDGSPPSEYPLATINRKTTPWFYHTWENHHPWLRQMIPYSVIWMNPKTAAQYGIKDGDWVELTSRGGEIARGQVKLTEAIAPGVVGYWKSRNARAGMMALPPNALEVTKGFMFNDIYVYTRAESQGGVPNSQYTVEGLINAVQSGKYPTLQFDIFSGKTAWGDLRVKVVRIANDKPYSAWGNADPIVKTPPKLIVGSEAWNIKVFNYNAYKTPAEMGITWYEVNSTWLQFQETIRHSMGYSFSSATTPPSNSNSSGSDPGKKNRQGVT; from the coding sequence ATGGAGAGCACTAAACTAATCCAGGAAAGGGGCTTCACAATAACCAGGAGGGACTTCCTAAAGGCGGTGGGTATAACAGCGGCCGCGGCGGCCTTCTTGAGCACCGTTGGTAAGGAGGCCTTCGTATTCAGCCAGGTATTCAATGAAAGTAGGCTGGCCACAACGGAGGTAGCCAGTGACGTGGTGGCCTTCACCACTTGCTACGGGTGCCTGGGCAGGTGCAACCTCGAGGTAATCATAAGCGGAACCACCAAGCTACCCAGGTACATAGCGGGCAGCATATTCACTAGGAACCAGGGAGCCACATGCGACATAGGCGCAACCACAATGCTACACTACCTAAGCCCAGCGAGGCTCAGGTCACCACTACTAAGGAACCCAAGCAGTGAGAGGTGTGAGGGTGACTTCATAGAGATAACCTACGATGACATGCTGGACATACTGGTCAATGGTGATAATGCGTCATTCCTGAAGGAGAGGGGTTGGAAGTACGGCTTCCTGGGACTAGCCCAAATAAGGCAGTGCTGCCCATACAAATTCGTATACTTCACAGGAAGGGATCAGTACAACCCCACGGAGAACACGTGGTTCGCGGCAATGTTCGGAACGCCAAACCAGGCAGCCCACGGCGGGTTCTGCGCGGTGGCTGTGGCGGCTGGTGGGTCCTACGCCATGGGAGGCACATGGTGGGAGTACGGTGGTTGGGATAGTGATTACACGAAGTTGTTGATAATAGCCGGCATGACGCAGGACCACTTCCCAACAATAACCAGGCGTGAGGTCATTAAGGTGATTAATAATGGTGGTGAGGTCATATACATGTCACCTGAGAGGATTGGCAACTTCGCCGAGGTTTCCAATGAGTGGATACCCGTGATACCAGGCACTGACGGTATGGTGGTGTGGTCTATAATCCATGAGTTATTCAAGATGAGGGAGCAGGGCATACACTCAATCGATGAGGACTACCTCAAGTGGTACACAAACGCGCCGTGGCTTGTGATAACGAACCCAGACGGGTCAATACTACCACCGCAGAGCCCCAACACCGGGTTGTTTGCTAGGATGAAGAATAAGGATGGTGATTGGGTACCCATTGTAATGGGTAGTGATGGTAACCTATACCCATTCACCGACATACCTTGGCAGAAGGGTGTGGAGCCCGTCCTTGATTGGCAGGGCACAATAACCATACCAGTGGCCCCCGATAGTGACCAAACAATAACGCTGAATGTGAGGACTGTGTTTAGCCTACTTAAGGAGGAGGCGCTCAAGGATAAGTGGAGTCCAGAGAATGTGGAGGCCACCTGGGGAACGCCCCCGGCCTATAAGATTAGGGAGTTGGCCCAGAAGATCGTTAACCTACTGAACAATGGTAGGGTTGTCATACCCGCCAAGTGGACTGACTACCTGGGTAGGCAGCATGACTACTATATCGGCACTCCCTTCTCTGTATACATAATGCGTGGCATCTCGGCGCACAGCAATGGTTTCGTAACGGCCAGGGCCTTCGCGCTCTTATTGACGCTGGTGGGTGCTGTGGATACGCCGGGAGGGTTTGCGTATAAGGCGCCAGCTCCATGGCCCATACCAGATGGTGATTACTGGCCCGCTTACGTGACACCCGCCCACCCACGTATGAACATAACGCAGGAGGACTACAACTCCAACCCAAGCCTATACACCGGGCCCAATGGCGAGAAACTCATTGGTGTGAATGGCGGTGCCATGATTCAGGAGAGGATTTTGAATGATGGTACAGTGAAGGTGCTGAGTGTCTCGAAGGTTCCGTACCCCAAGGCCCTCCAGATAACCACGAAGCCCATTGTATACACACCGGATCAGATGGTTGTTGATGAGAATGGGCACCCACTATTGATTGATAGGGGCTTTAGTTGGGAGTTCCCATTGTCACTGCATAGGAATTACACGGCCGTTAATATTGATGCCGGGCTTGAGTGGCCCTATAGGGTTGAGTTCCTACTATGGCACATAACCAACCCATATTGGGACAATGCCTACGACCTAGATAAGGACCTTGGACTACTAAGGATGAAGGATACTGATGGTAGGTACAGGATACCCTTCGTGGCCATTGTGGACACGTTCTACGGTGGTTCGGTACCCTGTGTTGACCTGGTAATACCGGACACCACGTTCTTTGAGAGGTACGGTGAGCACAGTCTACTTGATAGGCCCGTTTCATCGACCCACGGCCCTGCTGATAATATTGAGTGGCCCATACTACCGCCACTGTTTAAGGAGGTTAGGCCGTGGAGTGATGGCGAGATTCTACTTGGTGAGAAGCTGAACCTACCCGGTTTCGTCACTGAGACTGGGGAGCCTATGTACCCCAACCTAATGTATGATTGGTTATGGAAGTGGCAGTACGCACCTGGTGTGGGCGTGTTGTTCATGGCCAGGGGTAAGGACGGTACCTCATGCTGCAAGGGAGAGCCAAACCCAGACCAGATTAAGATGTATGTGTACCCAGGCTTCATAAACGCAGCCGCGTACTCAAGCCAGAACACATACCCAGCGCCCCAGAGGATACCCGTGACCAACGGTGTTTACCCACCTGGTGTCTCACCTGGTACCCAGGTTGTGGGCCATGCATTTGCCTACTACGAGTTACCACTGGAGATTAGGTACTATAGGCATGTGAATAAGGGCTACCTGGAGTGGGCCGCGAGTGTTAGTATGATGCCCTATGCAAAGCCCGCTATAATACCGATATACTCAGAGATAATAATGAAGTTCATACTGGCGGCTTACGGGTTGTGGAAGGGCGTCAACGCGTACTTCTACTACATGTACCAGAAGACCGGTGACCAGACTTACCTGGAGCTGGCCAAGAAGAATGCGTCACCACCCAGTGATTGGTGGGGTAGCCACGTGGCCCAGATAATCAAGCAGTTCTACCACCCATTACCTGTTTGGTACGAACCACTGGACTGGATAGCACCGGACGGCTCACCACCCAGTGAGTACCCACTGGCCACCATTAATAGGAAGACCACACCGTGGTTCTACCACACATGGGAGAATCACCACCCATGGCTGAGGCAGATGATACCGTACTCCGTGATTTGGATGAACCCCAAGACAGCGGCTCAGTATGGGATTAAGGATGGTGACTGGGTGGAGCTAACAAGCAGGGGTGGCGAGATAGCCAGGGGGCAGGTTAAGCTCACGGAGGCCATCGCACCCGGCGTTGTGGGTTACTGGAAGTCCAGGAATGCCAGGGCCGGTATGATGGCACTACCGCCCAACGCCCTTGAGGTGACAAAGGGATTCATGTTCAATGACATCTACGTATACACCAGGGCGGAGAGCCAGGGCGGTGTGCCCAACTCGCAGTACACGGTGGAGGGATTAATAAACGCCGTGCAGAGTGGTAAATACCCAACACTGCAGTTCGACATATTCAGCGGCAAGACCGCCTGGGGTGACCTTAGGGTTAAGGTGGTGAGGATAGCCAATGATAAGCCATACTCCGCCTGGGGCAATGCGGACCCAATAGTTAAGACGCCGCCCAAGTTGATAGTGGGTAGTGAGGCGTGGAACATAAAGGTGTTCAATTACAACGCCTACAAGACGCCTGCCGAGATGGGCATAACATGGTACGAGGTAAACAGCACGTGGCTGCAGTTCCAGGAAACCATTAGGCACTCCATGGGCTACTCATTCAGCAGCGCCACCACGCCACCCTCCAATTCAAACTCCTCGGGCTCGGATCCAGGTAAGAAGAACAGGCAGGGGGTGACCTGA
- the nrfD gene encoding NrfD/PsrC family molybdoenzyme membrane anchor subunit, producing MSSPWPVTWTGWGPYMPPGYHLIWGWRIAAAVFLTALGSMAMLLAAFYDLRLKASRMVKINITAGWVFILAALAFFIIDLGRPERAGNIIFIGYPAGRLAQSWMAWGVLFLSGMVIWGIIYLAFLYLPSLVTSIFKTRVRTARMVLDYLVILTGIAATVYTAFLFTAAGGKSYWWNGALPILWLSSGISYGAAWSLLIARFFEIPRTSVKTDGGVVVSVEEVRGVIHELGWVDLLGVVFEGFSWALFISAALANHYLSSLSLYELLFGDYAGYFWGFVISLGIAIPLLLEIVMLRVDPIGAFTRYAIPIIFIAVMVGGFTLRYVVIATAYFHVPIPPFYNTTPQWGPWWG from the coding sequence ATGTCATCTCCCTGGCCCGTCACATGGACTGGTTGGGGCCCATACATGCCGCCTGGATACCACTTAATATGGGGTTGGAGGATAGCCGCTGCGGTGTTCTTAACGGCCCTTGGTAGTATGGCCATGCTCCTGGCGGCATTTTATGACCTAAGGCTCAAGGCTAGTAGGATGGTTAAGATAAACATAACCGCTGGTTGGGTATTCATACTAGCTGCCCTGGCATTCTTCATAATAGACCTTGGCAGGCCAGAGAGGGCTGGTAACATAATATTCATCGGGTACCCAGCTGGTAGGCTTGCCCAGTCATGGATGGCCTGGGGCGTCCTATTCCTAAGTGGCATGGTTATTTGGGGCATAATATACCTGGCCTTCCTATACCTACCATCCCTCGTAACATCAATATTCAAAACACGCGTAAGAACTGCGAGGATGGTCCTGGACTACCTAGTGATCCTAACGGGCATAGCCGCCACGGTCTACACGGCATTCCTATTCACCGCAGCCGGCGGTAAGTCATACTGGTGGAATGGTGCACTACCCATACTGTGGCTATCCTCGGGCATATCATACGGCGCCGCCTGGTCCCTATTAATAGCCAGGTTCTTCGAAATCCCAAGAACAAGCGTCAAGACCGACGGCGGCGTAGTGGTCAGTGTTGAGGAGGTCAGGGGGGTAATTCATGAACTTGGTTGGGTAGACCTCCTCGGTGTGGTCTTTGAGGGCTTTAGCTGGGCACTATTCATATCAGCAGCACTGGCTAATCACTACCTATCATCACTAAGCCTGTACGAGTTACTCTTCGGCGACTATGCAGGTTACTTCTGGGGTTTCGTGATATCCCTGGGCATAGCAATACCACTACTCCTCGAGATAGTCATGCTCAGGGTGGATCCCATAGGCGCATTCACAAGGTATGCAATACCCATCATATTCATTGCAGTCATGGTTGGGGGATTCACGCTTAGGTACGTAGTGATAGCCACGGCGTACTTCCACGTACCAATACCACCATTCTACAACACAACACCACAGTGGGGTCCGTGGTGGGGGTGA
- a CDS encoding TQO small subunit DoxD — MVELVEKKEKALEVQVVELEKYLPVLRVTLGWMYFSAFLRRTVNVPAKLNPASSAYVGGKLITFLPHAWQPVVGPLEYVLLHPHLLYVFLILFTAVEGLFGLLMMIGLATRLSGLVIAILAWSIGAAGGWLGPTCVDEWQIAAVEGAAALMFMFTGSRWLSIDQLLARRYPRGLRILGIYIPIW; from the coding sequence ATGGTCGAGCTAGTCGAGAAAAAGGAAAAAGCGCTCGAGGTTCAGGTGGTTGAGCTTGAGAAATACCTGCCGGTCCTTAGAGTCACTCTAGGTTGGATGTATTTCTCGGCCTTTCTCAGGAGGACCGTTAATGTGCCTGCAAAGTTAAACCCAGCCTCTAGTGCGTATGTTGGTGGTAAGTTGATCACCTTCCTACCCCATGCGTGGCAGCCCGTGGTTGGTCCATTGGAGTACGTGTTGTTGCATCCACACCTTCTTTACGTATTCCTCATACTATTCACCGCCGTTGAGGGGTTATTCGGCTTGTTGATGATGATTGGATTAGCAACAAGGCTCTCTGGCTTGGTAATAGCTATACTTGCATGGAGCATTGGAGCGGCTGGTGGGTGGTTGGGGCCCACCTGTGTTGATGAGTGGCAGATTGCCGCTGTGGAGGGTGCCGCTGCCTTAATGTTTATGTTCACCGGTAGTAGGTGGTTATCGATTGATCAGTTACTGGCTAGGAGGTACCCGAGGGGACTTAGGATATTGGGTATTTACATACCAATATGGTGA
- a CDS encoding TQO small subunit DoxA domain-containing protein: MDRATVIAILGFIIATGITFGLYQINFQGFTHLTNYSKTPAYSLSGTELFSNGTLLLHITRVAGPDTYGGFIVLVQVLYPNGTIAYEWNSTYLGHIPQDDIINKYNLPGHLVHSDGFALVVPLGQSAVVRLYAPIHFSPGTYIVRVYDVDGEYEAYGIKFQITVTVTQ, translated from the coding sequence ATGGATAGAGCCACGGTGATCGCCATACTGGGATTCATAATAGCAACGGGGATAACCTTTGGACTCTACCAAATAAACTTCCAGGGCTTCACACACCTAACCAACTACTCAAAGACCCCAGCTTACTCATTAAGTGGAACTGAACTGTTTAGTAACGGTACATTACTACTGCATATAACCAGGGTAGCAGGACCGGACACATACGGTGGCTTCATCGTGTTGGTTCAGGTGTTATACCCCAATGGTACCATTGCCTATGAGTGGAACTCCACATACCTGGGCCATATACCCCAGGATGACATAATTAATAAATACAACTTACCTGGTCACCTGGTCCATAGCGATGGCTTCGCATTGGTGGTTCCCCTCGGCCAATCCGCAGTGGTTAGATTGTATGCACCCATTCACTTTAGTCCGGGCACGTACATTGTTAGGGTTTATGATGTTGATGGTGAGTACGAGGCCTACGGCATAAAGTTCCAGATAACCGTAACAGTCACACAATGA
- a CDS encoding family 1 encapsulin nanocompartment shell protein yields MVFSKNPAELTREKAFSEAEISDALRLAIMAELDAINLYLQLSRLIKDERVSRVFEDIAKEEKTHFGEFLTLLKAYDKEQTEQLSAGASEVKELTGIHASDPNQVGNVQDPPLDVVKSSNLSEDELRYIESRVREIADGVRRFRKYITTYQAGPGLDAVPLEEVSPGPPITASRSVIPLKELSFKFSISQRHVEYARARGERVYSITADHAAIKLAYEEDSTILNDILSNPKVRTLSITAWEVPGSAVNEVSNAVNTLYRDYVPEPYVLFVSPGRYAKLLTVVERTGVMELTRVKSLVKDVVIIPQLRDDTAILASTHYSVMDIALGVDTALTYIGPENGIHSFTLWETLATRVKDARGILILRQTM; encoded by the coding sequence ATGGTATTTTCTAAAAACCCAGCTGAGCTAACCCGCGAGAAGGCATTTTCTGAGGCGGAGATTTCCGATGCCCTCAGGCTGGCCATTATGGCTGAACTGGATGCCATAAACCTATACCTGCAATTATCAAGGCTCATTAAGGATGAGAGGGTTAGTAGGGTTTTTGAGGACATTGCCAAGGAGGAGAAGACCCACTTCGGTGAGTTCCTCACACTACTCAAGGCCTATGATAAGGAACAAACCGAGCAACTTAGCGCCGGTGCATCAGAGGTTAAGGAGTTAACGGGCATCCATGCCAGTGACCCAAACCAGGTCGGTAATGTGCAGGATCCACCATTGGATGTAGTTAAATCATCAAACCTCAGTGAGGATGAGCTTCGATACATAGAGTCCAGGGTTAGGGAGATCGCCGATGGTGTTAGGAGGTTTAGGAAGTACATAACTACGTACCAGGCAGGGCCTGGGCTTGATGCCGTACCCCTAGAGGAGGTTTCACCAGGTCCGCCAATAACCGCATCGAGGTCTGTGATACCCCTTAAGGAGTTGAGCTTTAAATTTTCAATCTCACAAAGGCATGTAGAGTATGCCAGGGCTCGCGGTGAGAGGGTTTACTCCATAACCGCTGATCACGCAGCCATTAAACTTGCCTATGAGGAGGACTCCACAATACTCAATGATATACTCTCAAACCCCAAAGTGAGAACCCTAAGTATAACGGCGTGGGAGGTCCCAGGGTCAGCTGTTAATGAGGTTTCTAACGCAGTAAACACACTGTATAGGGATTACGTACCCGAGCCGTACGTATTATTCGTAAGTCCAGGTAGGTATGCCAAGCTCCTAACCGTTGTGGAGAGGACAGGGGTTATGGAGTTAACGAGGGTAAAATCCCTGGTTAAGGATGTGGTAATAATACCACAGTTAAGGGATGACACGGCAATACTGGCTTCAACGCATTACTCGGTTATGGACATAGCCCTGGGGGTTGATACGGCATTAACGTACATAGGGCCCGAGAATGGAATCCACTCATTCACACTATGGGAAACACTAGCCACCAGGGTCAAGGACGCGAGGGGAATACTCATACTGAGACAGACAATGTAG
- a CDS encoding peroxiredoxin yields MPITIPSIGEKFPELNVMTTHGPMKLPDAFRGKWFVLFSHPGDFTPVCTTEFVSFAKHYEDFKRLNTELIGLSVDTDISHIEWVQWIENTLKVKIPFPIIADPLGNVSRALGMLHAESSTNTVRTVFIVDDKAVIRTILYYPLELGRNIPEILRIVRSLQLIDKYGVVMPANWPYNEIIGENVLNPPPHNVEEAPKRLQQYKGFAWWLTYRELPKEEVEETKKIIKIRIE; encoded by the coding sequence ATGCCCATAACAATACCATCAATAGGGGAGAAGTTCCCAGAACTAAACGTGATGACCACACATGGGCCAATGAAATTGCCAGATGCCTTCAGGGGCAAGTGGTTCGTCCTGTTTAGCCACCCAGGGGACTTCACACCTGTGTGTACCACGGAGTTTGTGAGCTTCGCAAAGCATTACGAGGACTTCAAGAGATTGAATACGGAGTTAATAGGGCTCAGCGTGGACACCGACATAAGCCATATCGAGTGGGTTCAGTGGATTGAGAACACCCTGAAGGTCAAGATACCCTTCCCCATAATAGCAGACCCACTGGGTAACGTATCAAGGGCCCTCGGAATGCTCCACGCAGAGTCAAGCACGAATACCGTGAGGACCGTGTTCATTGTTGATGACAAGGCTGTGATAAGGACGATACTGTACTACCCACTGGAGCTGGGTAGGAACATACCCGAGATACTGAGGATAGTGAGGTCACTACAACTCATTGATAAGTACGGTGTGGTGATGCCAGCCAACTGGCCATACAACGAGATAATCGGCGAAAACGTGCTAAACCCACCACCACACAACGTTGAGGAGGCACCCAAGAGGTTACAGCAGTATAAGGGCTTCGCCTGGTGGTTAACGTACAGGGAGTTACCCAAGGAGGAGGTTGAGGAGACCAAGAAAATAATAAAAATAAGGATAGAGTAA
- a CDS encoding Sec-independent protein translocase subunit TatA/TatB yields the protein MAVLLFLDTQMLILIIIAFIILIIWGPSKIPQLARSFGQAVREFRRGASESEPEPELVEIAKKLGIDPSGKSRDELLTEISSKLQQQPAKVKAEGVKVDPRVLEMAEKLGIDTKGKSEEELIKEINWKLSNK from the coding sequence ATGGCAGTATTATTGTTTTTAGATACGCAAATGCTGATCCTAATCATAATAGCGTTTATAATACTCATAATATGGGGACCGAGTAAAATACCCCAGTTGGCCAGGAGCTTTGGCCAGGCGGTTAGGGAGTTTAGGCGCGGCGCCAGCGAGAGCGAGCCCGAGCCTGAGCTTGTGGAGATCGCTAAGAAATTGGGCATTGACCCCAGTGGGAAGAGTAGGGATGAGTTGCTGACTGAGATTAGTAGTAAGTTGCAGCAACAACCCGCGAAGGTTAAGGCTGAGGGTGTTAAGGTAGATCCCAGGGTTTTGGAGATGGCTGAGAAGTTGGGTATAGATACTAAGGGTAAGAGTGAGGAGGAGTTGATAAAGGAGATTAATTGGAAGTTGAGTAATAAGTAA
- the tatC gene encoding twin-arginine translocase subunit TatC — protein MSSEERPPYDREMPIWEHIRELGVRLRGVLIAFAVVFMALWLPMPSIHGNVESMVVGFFTMEYNPIIAYVYQHYIYDMVVAPAKSVSCAARFIVISPSGVDVNSTAPIGIISTTVLGPFVFSVELSMVLALLAIIPYLVYEVYQYVKPALYPHELRAVRRYLWVALVLFYIGVFVGYYLVFPAFLRISLFWSCLFGFVHLLTTGGFLDTFISTLFFAGFLFETPVIIALLTQAGLITPDTLSRNRPYIYFGALVFIAIVNPDPTLISTLLWFLMFIALYEAGYAWSRRIYRVSPLRQT, from the coding sequence ATGTCCAGTGAGGAGAGGCCCCCATACGATAGGGAAATGCCCATTTGGGAGCACATTAGGGAGCTTGGGGTTAGGTTAAGGGGGGTCCTAATCGCATTCGCCGTGGTCTTCATGGCACTGTGGCTCCCAATGCCCAGTATTCACGGTAACGTGGAATCCATGGTCGTGGGCTTCTTCACAATGGAGTATAACCCGATAATAGCCTATGTGTACCAGCACTATATATACGACATGGTGGTGGCGCCGGCTAAATCCGTGTCCTGTGCCGCCAGGTTCATAGTAATTTCACCAAGTGGTGTTGATGTGAACTCCACGGCACCCATAGGCATAATATCAACCACGGTCCTGGGGCCCTTCGTATTCTCAGTGGAGTTATCAATGGTCCTGGCCCTGCTGGCCATAATACCCTACCTGGTCTACGAGGTCTATCAATACGTAAAACCAGCACTGTACCCGCATGAGTTGAGGGCTGTTAGGAGGTATCTATGGGTAGCCCTGGTGCTATTCTACATAGGCGTCTTCGTGGGTTACTACCTAGTATTCCCCGCCTTCCTGAGAATAAGCCTATTCTGGAGCTGCCTCTTTGGCTTCGTGCACCTACTAACCACAGGTGGTTTCCTGGACACCTTCATATCAACACTATTCTTCGCGGGTTTCCTATTCGAAACACCCGTGATAATAGCATTACTAACACAGGCAGGTTTAATAACGCCGGACACACTATCAAGAAACAGACCCTACATATACTTCGGAGCCCTGGTCTTCATAGCCATTGTAAACCCAGACCCCACATTAATAAGCACGTTGCTCTGGTTCCTAATGTTCATAGCGCTCTACGAGGCTGGGTATGCATGGTCCAGGCGTATTTACAGGGTTTCCCCGTTAAGGCAAACCTAA
- a CDS encoding winged helix-turn-helix domain-containing protein produces MVEVTVRFRVWVEIDGQHLIGPGGYEILKAIDEAGSLSGAARKLGMSYRFVWNYVNRMEKVSGIKLVETNRGSRGGARLTREAQQIIQYYEGLMRELENASARWGGLIREVLEKSRNRSQTLKY; encoded by the coding sequence ATGGTTGAGGTGACAGTGCGGTTCAGGGTTTGGGTTGAAATTGATGGGCAGCACCTCATAGGCCCTGGCGGCTATGAGATACTGAAGGCCATTGACGAGGCCGGCTCATTATCAGGCGCCGCTAGGAAGCTGGGTATGTCGTATAGGTTTGTGTGGAATTACGTTAACAGAATGGAGAAGGTCTCCGGAATTAAGCTTGTGGAGACCAACAGGGGTAGTAGAGGCGGTGCCAGGTTGACCAGGGAGGCTCAACAAATAATCCAGTACTACGAAGGATTAATGAGGGAGTTGGAGAACGCATCGGCTAGGTGGGGTGGGTTGATTAGGGAGGTTCTCGAGAAATCACGCAACCGAAGCCAAACCTTAAAATACTAG
- a CDS encoding aconitase X swivel domain-containing protein, with the protein MLFRGRTVYGSGTVEGPALVYGEPLSFLGDVDGRTGVIRTINESLVGRVLVIPSSRGSTVGPYVMYQLSKYGKAPLAILSVSADTMLIIGAVMAGIPLVTNLPREVLRLRSGSRVTVDLDRGEVHVHEP; encoded by the coding sequence ATGTTGTTTAGGGGCAGGACAGTCTATGGCTCGGGGACTGTGGAGGGGCCCGCCCTGGTTTATGGGGAGCCCCTTTCATTTCTTGGTGATGTTGATGGGAGGACAGGCGTTATAAGGACGATAAACGAGAGCCTGGTTGGTAGGGTGCTCGTCATACCCAGCTCCAGGGGCTCCACTGTGGGTCCCTACGTGATGTACCAATTGAGTAAGTATGGTAAGGCGCCCCTGGCAATACTCAGTGTTAGTGCCGATACCATGCTAATCATAGGTGCTGTGATGGCGGGCATACCCCTGGTCACTAACCTACCCAGGGAGGTGCTGAGGTTGAGGAGTGGTTCTAGGGTGACTGTGGATTTGGATAGGGGTGAGGTTCATGTCCATGAGCCCTGA
- a CDS encoding N-glycosylase/DNA lyase, producing the protein MSDVIREFASELRSLGLDFILRFEERDPQYIAIHNLCRGLGRLDQVLALTVLNALVSYQLTGKGENHWNYFSKYFVKNKPGNDLCGDFTKYVLTSRYLIRFRESRVNRIRRVCDPLVRSLISNAEAYLVDLDKLWRLITRVLGVRGNEKTVVFAVKMAYYVGRACGLNIRVPMDIPIPVDFRVTVITICSGLLGAFTGDPRELASVWMSRRRDEIQGVWGEVSRASGIPPLNLDSLIWVLGGGLIDSSFNLERALSYVESLGVDSGRVRRLMELMASQCEPR; encoded by the coding sequence ATGAGTGATGTGATTAGGGAGTTTGCCTCTGAATTAAGGAGTTTAGGCCTGGACTTCATACTGAGGTTTGAGGAGAGGGACCCCCAGTACATTGCCATCCATAATCTATGCAGGGGCCTTGGTAGGCTTGACCAGGTACTGGCACTCACGGTGCTAAACGCACTGGTGAGCTACCAATTAACTGGTAAGGGCGAGAATCACTGGAATTACTTCTCGAAATACTTCGTGAAGAATAAGCCAGGTAATGACCTATGCGGCGACTTCACGAAGTACGTACTCACCAGTAGGTACCTAATCAGGTTCAGGGAGTCCAGGGTTAATAGGATTAGGAGGGTTTGCGACCCACTGGTACGCTCATTGATTAGCAATGCGGAGGCCTACTTAGTGGATCTTGATAAGTTATGGAGATTAATCACCAGGGTGCTTGGGGTTAGGGGTAATGAGAAGACCGTGGTCTTCGCCGTGAAGATGGCCTACTATGTGGGTAGGGCCTGCGGTTTAAATATTAGGGTTCCCATGGATATCCCAATACCCGTGGACTTCAGGGTCACGGTGATAACCATATGCAGCGGATTGTTGGGGGCCTTCACTGGGGATCCCAGGGAGTTGGCAAGTGTTTGGATGAGTAGGAGGAGGGATGAGATACAGGGAGTTTGGGGTGAAGTGAGCAGGGCGAGTGGCATACCACCACTGAACCTGGACTCCCTCATATGGGTCCTGGGAGGAGGATTGATAGACTCATCATTCAACCTGGAAAGGGCGTTATCGTACGTGGAGTCCCTGGGTGTAGATTCGGGTAGGGTTAGGAGGTTGATGGAGTTAATGGCGTCTCAATGCGAGCCAAGGTAA